TGCCCAAGGCGACCGCCCGGCTCCGCGGGCGGCCCAATCTTCAACGGCAAACGCGAAGCTACCGAGCCCTCGGCAGCGGGGCGGTTACTTCTTGTCGGCGGCCTTTTCGGCGCCGGCCGGCAAGCGGAAAGGCTGATTGCGAACCGCCTTGACCACGGCGCCGCTGCGGAGACAGGTCACGCAGACGAGCTTGGTCTTGTTCGTCTTACCTTCGGTCACGTGAACCCGCTGCAGGTTGGGCTTGAATTGGCGGCGCGAAATGCCGGTCACCTTGGTACCGACGCCACCCAAGTACTTGGCCTTACCGCGCGTGGTGACGCGGTTGCCCAAGATGGGGCGCTTGCCACAAACTTCACAAACCCTGGCCATGACACGACTCCGGCGATTGCACGTCCCTGGGACGCTCGAGCTGATTGGAAGGAAACCACCAGTATACCGGTACCGGACAATCGCTCAAGGCGAGCGCGCGGGCGAGCTTTTTCGCCCAGCCTCGGCCGCAGGCAGGCTACAATCTCGGTCGTAAACCGCCGCCGCCCAACGAGAAACTCACATGTCCCCGGCACTGCTCACCTGCTTGCTTGCGGCCGCGTTCGGAGCCGATCCCGCGCTTGAGCCAGGTACCCTGCTCGTCTACCGCGGGTCGATCGCCGAAATGGGGCGCGACGGGGTGCCCGGCGAGGCTCAGAAAAACTTCGACCTGTCGGTCTTGGTTGCCGAGCACAACCAGGGCGGGACGCGACTCGATTGGTTGCTCGACGAGCAAGGACGCGGCCAGTGGCCCTGGATCGAACGCTTCGGCGTCTGGGAACTGAACGAGCGGGGCGAGCCGGCCGGCGCAGCGAGCGGACCCGCACTGCTCTACGACCGGGGAGACGGTACGAGCATCGTGCCGATCGCGCCGCTCATGGCTGACCTGCCCGATGGCATCGAGCCGGGCCACACCTGGGGACCGGCGACCGCACCTTCCACCTACCGGGGCGAAGTCGAACTGCTGGGCGGCCGTGCGCGGGAAGTCGCGCTCGACAATCCTTATGGCCGACAGCGCACCACGTGGATCGAGACCTCCGGGCCGCTGGTTTTGGCCATCAAGGAACGCGTGTTCATGGGTATGGGGGTCGAATACGAGTTGGCCCTGCAACTGGCCGGCCGTGAGACTCTGAATTCTGCCACGCGTGACACCACCCTGGCCACGTTCAAGTCACTGGCCGAACTGAAGCAGCAGCTCCAGCTCGAACCTCGCCAGGAATCCGTGCAATGGAACGCCGCTCAGGTGAGTTTGCTGGCCGACAATCTGCCCAAGCTGCGCGAGGCACATGGCGCCGGCCCATTGGCCAACTTGCTGCGCGCGGCGGAAAACGATCTGGCCAACCAGACTGAGCGTGTTGACGACGTGGCCAAACTCGTCCGCGAATTCACCGGCACGGAGGTGGCGCCCTTCGACATCCCCGGCTTGGGCCACGGTGGGCTCACGCAAGCCGACCTGCGCGGCAAAGTCACCGTGCTGCACTTCTGGGACTACCGCGATGAGCCGCTCAAGGAGCCGTACGGCCAGATCGGTTATCTCGATTTTCTTTACGGTCAGCGCCGCGCGCAGGGTGTGGCCGTGTATGGCGTGGCGGTCGACACTCGACTGGGCGATGAGCAACTGCGCGGCGCGGCGACCCGCAGCGTGCGAAAACTGCAGGAATTCATGAACCTGAGCTATCCGCTCCTGCTCGACGCCGGCGCGCTACTCAAGCAATTCGGCGATCCGCGCCGCGCGGGCGCAGGGTTACCGTTGTTCGTGGTCGTCGGGCGCGACGGTCGCGTGGCGCACTACCACGTCGGCCATTACGAAGTGAACCGCGATCAGGGCCTGACCGAACTCGACACGGCCGTCGGTGCGGCGTTGGCGGCGGGCGCTGCGCCCTGACCGATCACCCGCTCGCGGTCGCGAACCGGCCCGCGTGAGGGCGCGTATGGGCGAGCACCGCCTCGAGCAGCCTGCCGTTGGTGGCCAGGCCCTCGCGATGGTGAATCGTCGGCTCGCCGGCCCAATCGGTAAATGTGCCGCCGGCCTCTTCGAGAATCGGCTGCACCGCCGCGGCGTCCCAGACGTTCATCACCGGGTCGACCATCACTTCCGCGCGTCCGGTGGCGACGAGCAAGTAGCCATAACAGTCGCCCCAGGTGCGCGTGACGCGGCATGCCGCTTCGAGCGCCGGGTAAGCAGGGCCTTTGCCAAAGCGGGCAAAATCCCCCACGCACGTGGTGACGAAGACGGCCTCGTTCAGGTTCGCAACTTGCGAGACCCGCGCAGGGCTTGGCGCTTGGCCGGAGCGCACGTGATGGGCCCCCTGCCCCGAGGCGGCATAGACCATCTCATCGAGGCCAGGGAAATAGAGCACCCCGACGTGGCAGCGCCCTTGCCATTCGACGCCTACCATGGTGCCGTAGAGCGGAACACCCTGGACGAACGATTTGGTCCCGTCGATCGGGTCGACAACCCAGCGATAGCCCGACGTTCCCGCGGCCTCGGAGAATTCCTCGCCAAGAAAACCGTCGTCCGGAAACAATTCGGCCACTCGGCGGCGGAGAAACTGTTCGGCCTCGCGATCGGCGACCGTCACCGGCGACGCATCGCTCTTGAACTCGACCGCGTAGTTGTCGCGGCAGAAGTACTGCAGCGTGATCTGCCCGGCTTCGCGCGCTGCCTTGGTGGCGACATCTAGCCGGGCAGACAACTCCTGTTCGTCGGGCGGCCGCATCACGAAACTCTCCGGTCCTCGCTGGCCGGAGCGGTCACGCGAACACTTGCCGGCGCGCCGCCAGACTACCCCTCCCCGTGGCGATTGCCAAGGAGGACGCGCGGGCAGCCGCCTGCGCTCAGCAAATTGCCGGCGCGGCACAACGCTGCTCGGAGGCAACCTTGCCGCCCGATACGCCTGGCCCGGCAAACAGACCGAAGTGCAGCTTGCGCAATTCCTCACGCACTCGCTCCGTGGCGTCTTCCACGGCGCTGGTTAGCATGGGATTCACGGTTCCGCTACCCGCCAGTTCCAGCGTGACATCGCCGTCGATCGCCTCGATGACGTCGAGCAGCGTGATCTGCGTGGCCGGGCGAGCCAGGGTGTAGCCACCCTCGACACCCCGGGTCGAAACCAGCAGCCCATGATTGACCAGGCTGCGTAGGATTTGCAGCAGAAAGCGCTCCGGCAGATCCGCCATCCGGGCCAACTCTCGGCATGGTACGGGATTCGAGTCCCCGGCAGCGGCCAGCGCCGTCAACGCACGCACTCCGTAACTCACTGTGTGCGAAAGTCTCATGATGTCCCTCCCCCTGCCTCGACGATAGCCGGTTGCTCTTGCTAACCACCCATCAAATTGGCAAGTGGCATGCCATCACCGAGTTGGCCGCGTGGATTGCAACGAATTGCCAAGAAATGTCCGCAATGGCCGCCACACCCCCCCGATCGGCTGCAAGAAACGGCGTTCAGCCCCCGCATTGGTATACCCCGAAAGACTTAGTTGAATTGTGCCGTATTCGGGAAGCGGCCCGAATCGCACAGAGATCCAGTGCACAATCGCACACTCGGTCAGCGCACGGCACAGCGCGTTCGCACGAAGCGGCGCGACCGCCAGAAGTCGAAAGAGGCGCCTCGGTGCGGGCGCTGCCAGACGCAAGCAGCCACCTCGTTACGAGGTGGCGTTCGTCTGCTGAGAGTTGATCGCCGAGGGCACGTCGACGACCGGCGAGTCGCCCTGGTCGGGAAGCAGGTCAGACAACTTGACGGCAGCCAATCCTGCACGCGCCTGGTCGGAAATTGCCCGGAGCGTGCTTTCGAGCAAATCGCGGCTTCCGGGTGGAAGTTGATCGCCCAGGGGCATCCCGCTGGCGATAGGTCCGTCAACCGCCTCGATCAAATCCAACAAAGAGATTTCCGTGGGCTTGCGCTCCAGCGTGTAGCCCCCTTCGACGCCGCGCGACGACTGCAGGATGCCGTGCGTGACGAGATTGCGGAGAATTTGCAGCAGAAATCGCTCGGGCATCTGCCCCTGCGCTGCCATGCGGCTGCACGGGACCGGCGAACCCGTCTTGTCCTGGGCTAGCTGCAGGGTCGCCTGGATTGCGTAGGCGACTGTGCGAGACAGTTTCATCGATGCCCCCTCTGTTCACGTGCACTCGAGGACCAGCCCGCGCATCGAGACTGGTCAGCGCCACCAGCTTTAAGTACGCCAGATCTGTCCCAAACATCTGTGAGCCGGCAAGTCAACATGGTTATCGGCATGCACATCCAGGATCCTGCTACCAACTGCGAATAGACCAACACAACGTGACCAGTCGCGAACGAGCGAATGGTGTGTGAAGTGTGTGAGGTTTGCCAGCTCGCCCCGAATTGCTTCCCAGGCCTAGGTTATACACCGGCAAGCTGCCTTGGCCACTGCAGCATTTAAAGTTTTAAGCGTGGGCAAATTGCGCACGCTGGGAGTGCCTGACACGCAACATTGAAGAGCGCGCGAAGCACTCTGCGCGCGATTGCACACCCAAACGCCCCCTCTACGGCGGGCGTCAATGTGCCGCAGTTGCGGGGCCAATCGCCGACTGCGGCACGCGTTCGCTACGGAAAGCAAACAGCATCAACAGACACGCGCCACCTACCAATAGGCTGTCGGCAATATTGAACACTGGAAAATCGAACCACTGCGGCACTTCGAAGTGAATCCAATCGCGTACTGCATAAACGGGTTCGCCCACGCGCCGCGGGGGAAAATGCCACATCAGCCCTGGGAAACCGAGCCGGTCATAGAGGTTTCCTAGCACCCCGCCGCAAACTCCTCCCAAGGCGATCGTCGGCAGCCAATCGCGCGCGTTACCGGCCCAGAACAGCCAGCCAACAATGCCGGCGACGGCCACCATCGACAGACAACTGAACAACGCGGCGCGACCTTGGCCCATTCCCCATAGGGCGCCTTCGTTGAGGTTTGTTTCCAGCTTCAGAATGTCGCCCACAATGGGGATGGGGTGGTGTGTGCCGGGCATCCCCAACCGCTGAAAGATCCAGTGCTTCGTGGCCAAATCGAGCGTCAAGCCGCCGACGGCCAGGAACAGGAACACGAACCATCGATTTCGCGGCACCGCTGGCATGGCAGAAGACCCTCCCTGGGCACAGGCAGCTCGCGCGGCCACGGGTCATTAAACAGCGGCGCCACCCCTGGCTGCAACGGCGCTCGAACTGTGGCCGTTGAGCCGTGAGCTGCTCAAGCCCCCCCGCGAAAGCAACGGGCGGCTACGCTACTGCCGCTCGGCTTTCGACGCGCATTTCACGCACAGCGACGTGTACGGGATGGCCTCGAGCCGAGCCTTGGGGATCTTCACCCCGCACTCGTCGCACTCGCCGTAAACGCCGTCTTCGATCCGCTCGAGAGCCTGCTCGATCTGCTCGAGCGTGACCCCTTCGGATTCCATCAGGCTCAGCGTGAACTCCTGCTCGAAGTTGTCGCTCCCCAGATCGGCCATATGAATCGGCATGGTCGACAAGTCACCGCTGCCTTCGCCGCGATTCTTTTTCAGCGCTGCATCGGCCAACTGATTGACGTCGCCACGCAGCCGCGCCCGCAGCGCCAACAGTCGTTCCTTGTAAACCTTGCTCTCGGCCTTCTTCATAAGTGCTTCTCCGGTAAGGCTCTTCGCTGCACGCTCCGTCCACGATGTGCAGAGACTTGTGATTTTAGGTGCCGCCGAAACGGGTGTCAATTTACTGCAAGCGCAGCTTCTCGATTTGTCGCGCAAGTTCCTGGCGAATTGTGCCGGTGCCGCCCTGCATGCTGCGCCGCCGGGCGGCGAATCGGGCTTTCCCTTGAAGCCTTCGCCGGGCGAAACGTAGACTGTTCCCAAGCGTCCAAATGCAATCGGCAAGCCGCCTTGTGCGGGGAGCAAGCACCATTTCCGTCGCGACCAAGACCGACTACGCGTTTCAGCGGTGCATTGCCCCGGGCTGCGGTGCCACCTATGGCGTCGAGGAAGTCCGCACGGCCTGCGCGAGTTGCGGCAACCTGCTCGACGTGGCCTACGATTGGGACCGCGTCGGGCCGCCGCGCGCGCTGCGCCAATTCGAGGACAAGTGGTCGCACCGCCACGACCCATTGGCGTTCAGCGGCGTCTGGCGATTTCACGACCTGCTGCCGTTCGCGCCGCGCGATTGCGTCGTCACGATCGGCGAAGGGCAGACTTTGTTGCACGCGGCCGACCGCGTGGCCGAATATGTCGGCGTCTCCGCCGGCAA
This window of the Pirellulales bacterium genome carries:
- the rpmB gene encoding 50S ribosomal protein L28 is translated as MARVCEVCGKRPILGNRVTTRGKAKYLGGVGTKVTGISRRQFKPNLQRVHVTEGKTNKTKLVCVTCLRSGAVVKAVRNQPFRLPAGAEKAADKK
- a CDS encoding TlpA family protein disulfide reductase encodes the protein MSPALLTCLLAAAFGADPALEPGTLLVYRGSIAEMGRDGVPGEAQKNFDLSVLVAEHNQGGTRLDWLLDEQGRGQWPWIERFGVWELNERGEPAGAASGPALLYDRGDGTSIVPIAPLMADLPDGIEPGHTWGPATAPSTYRGEVELLGGRAREVALDNPYGRQRTTWIETSGPLVLAIKERVFMGMGVEYELALQLAGRETLNSATRDTTLATFKSLAELKQQLQLEPRQESVQWNAAQVSLLADNLPKLREAHGAGPLANLLRAAENDLANQTERVDDVAKLVREFTGTEVAPFDIPGLGHGGLTQADLRGKVTVLHFWDYRDEPLKEPYGQIGYLDFLYGQRRAQGVAVYGVAVDTRLGDEQLRGAATRSVRKLQEFMNLSYPLLLDAGALLKQFGDPRRAGAGLPLFVVVGRDGRVAHYHVGHYEVNRDQGLTELDTAVGAALAAGAAP
- the hisN gene encoding histidinol-phosphatase, coding for MRPPDEQELSARLDVATKAAREAGQITLQYFCRDNYAVEFKSDASPVTVADREAEQFLRRRVAELFPDDGFLGEEFSEAAGTSGYRWVVDPIDGTKSFVQGVPLYGTMVGVEWQGRCHVGVLYFPGLDEMVYAASGQGAHHVRSGQAPSPARVSQVANLNEAVFVTTCVGDFARFGKGPAYPALEAACRVTRTWGDCYGYLLVATGRAEVMVDPVMNVWDAAAVQPILEEAGGTFTDWAGEPTIHHREGLATNGRLLEAVLAHTRPHAGRFATASG
- a CDS encoding Rrf2 family transcriptional regulator; translated protein: MRLSHTVSYGVRALTALAAAGDSNPVPCRELARMADLPERFLLQILRSLVNHGLLVSTRGVEGGYTLARPATQITLLDVIEAIDGDVTLELAGSGTVNPMLTSAVEDATERVREELRKLHFGLFAGPGVSGGKVASEQRCAAPAIC
- a CDS encoding Rrf2 family transcriptional regulator, with amino-acid sequence MKLSRTVAYAIQATLQLAQDKTGSPVPCSRMAAQGQMPERFLLQILRNLVTHGILQSSRGVEGGYTLERKPTEISLLDLIEAVDGPIASGMPLGDQLPPGSRDLLESTLRAISDQARAGLAAVKLSDLLPDQGDSPVVDVPSAINSQQTNATS
- a CDS encoding signal peptidase II; this translates as MPAVPRNRWFVFLFLAVGGLTLDLATKHWIFQRLGMPGTHHPIPIVGDILKLETNLNEGALWGMGQGRAALFSCLSMVAVAGIVGWLFWAGNARDWLPTIALGGVCGGVLGNLYDRLGFPGLMWHFPPRRVGEPVYAVRDWIHFEVPQWFDFPVFNIADSLLVGGACLLMLFAFRSERVPQSAIGPATAAH
- a CDS encoding TraR/DksA family transcriptional regulator yields the protein MKKAESKVYKERLLALRARLRGDVNQLADAALKKNRGEGSGDLSTMPIHMADLGSDNFEQEFTLSLMESEGVTLEQIEQALERIEDGVYGECDECGVKIPKARLEAIPYTSLCVKCASKAERQ